One Leclercia pneumoniae genomic region harbors:
- the zntB gene encoding zinc transporter ZntB, protein MEGIKGSEVNVPDAVFAWILDGKGAARPLENDDIIDREHPCWLHLNYTQPESADWLASTPLLPNYVRDALAGESLRPRVTRMGEGTLITLRCINGSTDERPDQLVAMRVYMDERLIVSTRQRKVLALDDVINDLKEGTGPEDCGGWLVDVCDALTEHASEFIEELHDKIIDLEDNLLDQQIPPRGFLALLRKQLIVMRRYMAPQRDVYARLASERLSWMNDDQRRRMQDIADRLGRGLDEIDACIARTAVMSDEIAQVMQESLSRRTYTMSLMAMVFLPSTFLTGLFGVNLGGIPGGAYRFGFSVFCIMLVVLIGGVAWWLHRSKWL, encoded by the coding sequence GTGGAAGGCATTAAAGGATCTGAAGTTAACGTTCCTGACGCGGTATTTGCGTGGATACTTGACGGAAAGGGGGCAGCAAGGCCGCTGGAAAACGACGATATCATCGATCGTGAACACCCTTGCTGGCTTCACCTGAACTACACGCAACCTGAGAGTGCTGACTGGCTGGCATCGACCCCATTACTCCCCAACTATGTGCGCGATGCGCTGGCTGGGGAAAGTCTGCGCCCGCGCGTTACGCGAATGGGTGAGGGTACCCTGATCACCCTGCGGTGTATTAATGGCAGCACCGATGAACGTCCCGATCAGCTGGTAGCGATGCGCGTGTATATGGATGAGCGGCTCATTGTCTCGACGCGTCAGCGCAAGGTACTGGCGCTGGACGATGTCATTAATGATCTGAAAGAGGGGACCGGGCCGGAAGATTGTGGTGGCTGGCTGGTGGATGTCTGCGATGCCCTGACCGAGCACGCCAGCGAGTTTATTGAAGAGCTGCACGATAAAATTATCGATCTGGAAGACAATCTGCTCGATCAGCAAATTCCCCCGCGCGGTTTCCTCGCGCTCCTGCGCAAACAACTGATTGTGATGCGGCGCTATATGGCTCCGCAGCGCGATGTCTATGCACGGCTGGCGAGTGAGCGCCTGAGCTGGATGAATGACGATCAGCGCCGGCGGATGCAGGATATCGCTGACCGTCTTGGCCGCGGGCTGGATGAGATTGACGCCTGCATCGCGCGAACCGCGGTGATGTCCGATGAGATTGCGCAGGTGATGCAGGAGTCGCTATCCCGGCGCACCTACACGATGTCGCTGATGGCGATGGTCTTTTTACCCAGTACCTTTTTAACCGGCCTGTTTGGCGTCAATCTGGGCGGTATTCCCGGAGGGGCATACCGCTTCGGTTTTTCAGTGTTTTGCATCATGTTAGTGGTTTTAATCGGCGGTGTTGCATGGTGGTTGCATCGCAGTAAATGGCTGTAA
- the dbpA gene encoding ATP-dependent RNA helicase DbpA — MTAFSTLNVLPAAQLDNLNELGYLTMTPVQAAALPAILEGRDVRVQAQTGSGKTAAFGLGLLQHIDASLFQTQSLVLCPTRELADQVAGELRRLARFLPNTKILTLCGGQPFGAQRDSLQHAPHIIVATPGRLLDHLQKGTVSLEALQTLVLDEADRMLDMGFSEAIDEVIRFAPASKQTLLFSATWPQAIAAISGRVQQNPLAIEIDTVDALPAIEQQFFDTTQQGKIPLLQKLLSIHKPASCVVFCNTKKDCQSVCDALTAAGQSALSLHGDLEQRDRDQTLVRFANGSARVLVATDVAARGLDIKSLELVVNYELAWDPEVHVHRIGRTARAGNSGLAISFCAPEEAQRANILAEMLQIKLNWVTAPANVSITPLAAEMATLCIDGGKKAKMRPGDVLGALTGDIGLEGADIGKIVVHPAHVYVAVRQSVAQKAWKQLQNGKIKGKTCRVRLLK, encoded by the coding sequence GTGACCGCCTTTTCTACACTGAACGTACTGCCTGCTGCCCAACTCGATAATCTCAACGAGTTGGGCTACCTGACGATGACCCCTGTACAAGCTGCCGCGCTTCCGGCGATCCTTGAGGGACGCGATGTACGCGTGCAGGCGCAAACCGGCAGTGGTAAAACGGCTGCATTCGGTCTTGGCCTGTTACAGCACATTGATGCCTCGCTGTTCCAGACGCAGTCGCTGGTACTTTGCCCGACCCGGGAGCTGGCGGATCAGGTGGCTGGCGAACTGCGCCGTCTGGCGCGTTTCTTGCCTAACACCAAAATTTTAACCCTCTGCGGCGGTCAGCCGTTCGGCGCCCAGCGCGACTCCTTGCAACATGCGCCGCACATTATCGTTGCCACGCCGGGCCGTCTGTTAGATCACCTGCAAAAAGGGACGGTGTCGCTGGAGGCCCTGCAAACATTGGTGCTTGATGAAGCCGACCGCATGCTGGACATGGGATTTAGCGAGGCCATCGACGAAGTGATCCGTTTTGCCCCTGCCTCTAAACAAACCCTTCTCTTTTCGGCGACCTGGCCACAAGCCATTGCGGCGATCAGTGGCCGGGTGCAGCAAAATCCACTGGCGATCGAGATCGACACTGTGGATGCGTTACCCGCGATCGAACAGCAGTTCTTTGATACCACGCAGCAGGGCAAAATCCCGCTGCTCCAGAAGCTGCTAAGCATTCACAAACCCGCCTCCTGCGTGGTGTTTTGTAATACTAAAAAAGATTGCCAGTCGGTGTGTGACGCCCTGACCGCGGCGGGCCAAAGCGCGCTCTCCCTGCATGGAGATTTAGAACAACGCGATCGTGACCAGACTCTGGTGCGTTTTGCCAACGGCAGCGCGCGCGTGCTGGTGGCGACGGATGTGGCGGCCCGTGGCCTGGACATCAAATCCCTGGAGCTCGTGGTGAACTACGAGCTCGCATGGGATCCCGAAGTCCATGTCCACCGTATCGGACGTACTGCGCGTGCAGGGAACAGCGGGTTAGCCATCAGCTTCTGCGCGCCGGAAGAGGCGCAGCGCGCCAACATCCTGGCGGAGATGCTGCAAATCAAACTGAACTGGGTCACAGCCCCGGCGAATGTCAGTATTACGCCGCTGGCGGCGGAGATGGCCACCCTGTGCATTGATGGCGGGAAAAAAGCCAAGATGCGTCCGGGTGATGTGCTGGGGGCGTTAACCGGTGACATTGGGCTGGAGGGTGCCGATATCGGGAAAATCGTTGTCCATCCCGCTCACGTTTATGTGGCAGTACGTCAGTCGGTAGCGCAGAAAGCCTGGAAACAGCTGCAAAACGGAAAGATTAAAGGCAAAACCTGCCGCGTTCGCCTGCTGAAATAA
- a CDS encoding methyl-accepting chemotaxis protein, which produces MLKNISVRTFVLVYLVGVFLISNFLVAVSPGKFTLLIALNIFFIVAFLLLFTYLTQFLVKPINTVKKSIEEVTAGKLGVIIPEFGNNCAGRLIPGINTLSGNIATLVSEIRASSQTAMSLSDQLAARSAALSAKTEQQSASLVETAASMEQMAATTRNTADNTRLASERANAATQQAKKGGELMGQVANNMNSITECAQQMTEIISMIDGIAFQTNILALNAAVEAARAGDHGKGFSVVAGEVRSLAHRSAEAAKNIKSLIDVTSHNVNQGAMVVSEAEKNMRDIVSGSGQVSQLMNEISNSTSEQEMGIAQITLALSDLENVTQSNVAMVDELSGSSAVLKNQVIELQARTRNFRLEQENTENYGMDGRRLASRMGHSY; this is translated from the coding sequence ATGCTTAAAAACATTAGCGTAAGAACATTTGTTCTTGTTTATCTCGTGGGCGTCTTTTTAATATCCAATTTCCTGGTTGCAGTGTCTCCCGGTAAATTCACTCTACTGATCGCGTTGAACATTTTCTTCATCGTCGCTTTTTTACTGTTATTCACCTATTTGACACAATTTCTTGTGAAGCCGATCAATACTGTGAAAAAAAGTATTGAAGAAGTTACCGCGGGCAAACTGGGCGTAATCATTCCTGAGTTCGGTAATAATTGCGCCGGGCGATTAATCCCGGGCATTAACACGCTATCCGGCAATATCGCGACGCTGGTAAGTGAAATTCGTGCCTCTTCACAAACGGCGATGAGCCTGTCGGATCAACTGGCGGCACGCAGCGCCGCGCTGTCGGCCAAAACAGAGCAGCAGTCGGCCTCACTGGTAGAAACGGCGGCCAGTATGGAGCAGATGGCCGCCACCACACGTAACACGGCAGACAACACCCGTCTGGCCAGCGAGCGGGCGAATGCCGCCACACAGCAGGCGAAAAAGGGGGGCGAGTTGATGGGGCAGGTGGCGAATAATATGAATTCGATAACCGAATGCGCTCAGCAGATGACCGAAATTATCTCCATGATTGACGGTATCGCTTTCCAGACCAATATTCTGGCCTTGAACGCGGCCGTAGAGGCCGCACGCGCCGGCGACCACGGTAAAGGCTTCTCGGTCGTGGCGGGTGAGGTACGTAGCCTGGCCCATCGCAGTGCGGAAGCGGCCAAAAACATTAAATCGCTCATCGACGTGACCAGCCATAACGTCAACCAGGGGGCGATGGTGGTGTCGGAGGCAGAAAAGAACATGCGCGATATCGTGAGCGGCTCGGGTCAGGTGAGCCAGCTAATGAATGAGATTTCGAACTCCACCAGCGAACAGGAGATGGGCATTGCGCAAATCACCCTCGCGCTGAGCGACCTGGAGAACGTGACCCAGAGCAACGTGGCGATGGTCGATGAACTCTCTGGCTCCTCTGCGGTATTAAAAAATCAGGTGATTGAGCTGCAGGCCCGCACGCGTAACTTCCGTCTTGAGCAAGAGAATACGGAAAACTATGGCATGGATGGTCGACGATTAGCCTCACGAATGGGGCACTCTTACTAA
- a CDS encoding GGDEF domain-containing protein: MSLPEFDALNILKTPVWLISAETETLLFANTVAKAFMQGATFDALRKGNYCAHAQTSLAMYVPDLKAQQEIVEVWTILHRDEQITLSCRLSLTSFAPYGEVIVFEGLPPQPATGLKATRSATYQRKKQGFYARFFLTNSAPMLLIDPARDGQIVDANVAALTFYGYNHDEMCSKHTWEINTLGRNILPVMNEIARLPGGHKPLNFVHRLANGTTRHVQTYAGPIEIYGDKLMLCIIHDITEQKRLEQELEHAALRDSLTGLLNRRQFYSLTDKTTAAQLPLQQEFSLLLVDTDHFKDINDMFGHQKGDEVLIALARMLESCCRKDDYVFRWGGEEFVLLLPRTSLEAALQLAETLRVAIAHIALPGLPRFTVSIGVARHNPDENIDELFKRVDDALYRAKNDGRNKVLAA; the protein is encoded by the coding sequence ATGTCGCTACCTGAGTTTGATGCGCTTAATATTCTTAAAACGCCCGTCTGGTTGATCTCCGCGGAAACAGAAACCCTGCTTTTTGCCAATACGGTGGCGAAAGCGTTTATGCAGGGGGCAACGTTCGACGCGCTGCGTAAGGGGAATTACTGCGCCCATGCGCAAACGTCGCTGGCCATGTATGTTCCAGATTTAAAAGCGCAGCAGGAGATTGTTGAGGTCTGGACTATCCTGCATCGCGACGAACAAATCACCCTGAGCTGCCGGCTGTCGCTGACCTCCTTTGCCCCTTATGGCGAAGTGATTGTCTTCGAAGGTCTGCCTCCCCAGCCTGCGACGGGACTCAAAGCCACCCGCTCGGCCACCTATCAGCGCAAAAAACAGGGTTTTTACGCCCGCTTTTTCCTCACTAACAGCGCGCCGATGCTGCTGATCGATCCGGCCCGTGACGGCCAGATCGTAGATGCCAACGTCGCGGCCCTCACTTTCTACGGCTATAACCATGACGAGATGTGCAGCAAACACACTTGGGAGATCAACACCCTTGGCCGGAACATCTTGCCAGTCATGAACGAAATCGCCCGCTTGCCCGGCGGACATAAGCCGCTGAATTTTGTCCATCGCCTCGCAAACGGGACCACCCGCCACGTACAGACCTACGCCGGGCCAATTGAAATCTATGGCGATAAGTTGATGCTGTGCATCATTCACGATATTACCGAGCAAAAAAGGCTGGAGCAGGAACTTGAGCACGCCGCCCTTCGCGATTCGCTCACGGGGCTGCTGAACCGCCGTCAGTTCTATAGTCTGACCGACAAAACAACCGCCGCTCAGCTGCCGCTCCAGCAGGAGTTCAGCCTGCTGCTGGTGGACACCGATCACTTCAAAGATATTAATGATATGTTCGGCCATCAAAAGGGGGATGAGGTATTAATTGCCCTTGCAAGGATGCTGGAGAGTTGTTGCCGCAAAGACGATTACGTCTTCCGCTGGGGGGGCGAAGAGTTTGTCCTGCTGCTCCCCCGCACTTCACTGGAAGCTGCTTTACAACTGGCAGAAACTCTTCGCGTCGCTATTGCTCACATCGCCCTTCCCGGCCTGCCGCGCTTTACTGTCAGTATTGGTGTCGCACGTCACAACCCGGACGAGAACATAGATGAACTTTTCAAACGGGTGGATGATGCGCTCTACCGCGCAAAAAACGATGGGCGTAACAAGGTGCTGGCCGCCTGA